A stretch of Triticum aestivum cultivar Chinese Spring chromosome 1D, IWGSC CS RefSeq v2.1, whole genome shotgun sequence DNA encodes these proteins:
- the LOC123180947 gene encoding AT-rich interactive domain-containing protein 1, producing MATPPSPPPPPPATNSSAPPFKTNTPSPNPHGAPAARAPSSPAAAAPPPPMSSGPSHLVLCVRDVIGKLRARGHLSGLEIPDDELTEAGAPALFDTVLAAFLAEGRVSAGLPLLPKPLVLGKGGLVDMLPLYLAVRSRGGFAAVTSWAAIAEAVGLEPAADAPIKLVYAKHLWLLEQRIGKPESQDEVAGSSRNAAHRSNAKKDKFLSSHKDHATAGSAHLKRKREVPLQMLNWVRLVAKNPGEHGAGQNHGSQLSSTLMFRRLMFENIDCSKLPYSTTSPQSGLTNEEQPQYDGWDDRLCAGGNSDRILHARTRLSGLADVPDWTGKPSLPYDEPHVLRFLGQPLLPAPSNESLDADAIGKGRPDNCNCQIPSSVTCVRFHVTEKRIKLKRELGSAFYAMGFDRIGEDAALTWRRDEEKKFNAVIQNNLPSSKYRFMEEVFAAMGSKGRKDIVSYYHNVFQVRRRAYQNRLTPNDVDSDDDSLEPGFLHLRQGGAQGNSMSASSSGTQRGS from the exons ATGGCTACCCCTCCGagcccaccgccaccaccacctgccaCTAATTCCTCCGCGCCCCCTTTCAAAACCAACACCCCAAGCCCGAACCCCCACGGCGCGCCGGCCGCGAGGGCGCCCTcctcaccggcggcggcggcgccgccgccgccgatgtccAGCGGCCCATCCCACCTCGTCCTTTGCGTGCGCGACGTCATCGGCAAGCTCCGTGCTCGCGGGCACCTCTCGGGGCTGGAGATCCCGGACGATGAGCTCACCGAAGCGGGCGCCCCCGCCTTGTTCGACACCGTGCTTGCCGCCTTCCTCGCCGAGGGGCGTGTGTCTGCCGGGCTTCCGTTACTCCCGAAGCCTCTTGTGCTCGGGAAAGGCGGCTTGGTGGACATGCTCCCCTTGTACCTCGCCGTGCGCTCTCGCGGCGGATTCGCCGCGGTCACCTCATGGGCGGCCATCGCCGAGGCGGTAGGCCTCGAACCGGCTGCTGATGCGCCCATCAAGCTGGTGTACGCCAAGCATCTCTGGCTCCTTGAGCAGAGAATCGGCAAGCCTGAAAGCCAGGACGAGGTGGCCGGGAGCAGTCGCAATGCGGCCCACCGCTCGAACGCGAAGAAGGATAAGTTCCTGTCGTCACACAAGGACCACGCAACCGCCGGATCAGCCCATCTGAAGCGTAAGAGGGAGGTTCCTCTGCAGATGCTTAACTGGGTCCGCCTTGTGGCGAAGAATCCGGGTGAACATGGTGCTGGACAGAATCATGGCAGCCAACTCTCCTCGACGCTTATGTTCCGTCGCCTGATGTTTGAAAATATTGATTGCAGCAAATTGCCCTATAGCACTACCTCGCCGCAG AGTGGACTTACAAATGAGGAGCAGCCACAGTACGATGGATGGGATGATCGACTGTGTGCAGGTGGGAATAGTGACAGGATTTTGCATGCACGAACTCGGCTTAGTGGTCTAGCAGATGTTCCAGATTGGACTGGGAAGCCTTCGCTACCTTATGACGAGCCGCATGTGTTGAGATTTCTAGGACAACCTCTTTTGCCTGCACCAAGTAATGAAAGCCTTGATGCTGATGCTATTGGTAAGGGTAGGCCAGATAATTGCAACTGTCAAATCCCAAGTTCTGTCACTTGTGTTAGATTTCATGTGACAGAGAAGAGGATCAAGCTGAAGCGTGAACTGGGCTCAGCATTTTATGCAATGGGATTTGACCGCATCGGTGAGGATGCTGCATTGACATGGAGAAGGGATGAAGAAAAGAAATTCAATGCCGTTATCCAGAATAATCTGCCTTCATCCAAGTACAGATTCATGGAGGAAGTGTTTGCTGCCATGGGTTCCAAGGGCAGAAAAGACATTGTAAGTTACTATCACAATGTTTTCCAAGTGCGACGAAGAGCGTACCAAAATCGGCTCACTCCAAATGATGTGGATAGTGATGATGATTCACTCGAGCCTGGCTTCTTGCATCTTCGTCAAGGTGGTGCTCAGGGTAACTCCATGTCTGCTTCTTCCTCCGGAACTCAAAGGGGTTCTTAG